One Myxocyprinus asiaticus isolate MX2 ecotype Aquarium Trade chromosome 20, UBuf_Myxa_2, whole genome shotgun sequence genomic region harbors:
- the LOC127410890 gene encoding Krueppel-like factor 11 isoform X2: MKWVQIILWVEESRMEVCEAFLEGKRHSSEHSSCSVPEYNDLEAAEALVYMSFWSQMSPKPNSFKPRPLTPASDSCDSLLQPEPPETPNDFVSLSSLCMTPPHSPSFSETSNTTAGPASPSPLARPCPSLPHFITPMQTTEKTTSSPCRAMATSVIRHTADSSLYQNIPQAVHPLKTEKQLQTEPEAPTQPQPQRDTTTAGTCQNCIAPPSKNDKLSPTSPQSTPPTPSPPIICQMFPVAQPGVISATFIQSPAQKPSHGVKSILPQPFIMGSSVPQGTVMFVMPQSPVSSAPQCPQTVMTLGNTKLLPLAPAPVYVPSGQSSVMQVDFSRRRNYVCNFPGCRKTYFKSSHLKAHLRTHTGEKPFSCNWEGCDKKFARSDELSRHRRTHTGEKKFACPVCDRRFMRSDHLTKHARRHMTTKKIPSWQAEVRNLNKITAAKTLPPGTALPISMLLPGSN; encoded by the exons ATGAAATGGGTTCAGATCATACTATGGGTTGAG GAATCTCGGATGGAGGTCTGCGAGGCATTTCTGGAAGGGAAAAGGCACAGCAGCGAGCACTCTTCATGCAGTGTGCCGGAATATAATGATTTGGAGGCTGCAGAAGCTCTGGTCTACATGAGCTTCTGGAGTCAGATGTCTCCAAAACCCAACTCCTTCAAACCTCGCCCTCTTACCCCAGCGTCAGACTCTTGCGACTCTCTCCTGCAACCCGAACCACCAGAGACCCCAAATGactttgtctctctctcctcactg TGTATGACCCCACCACACAGTCCCAGCTTTTCTGAGACCTCCAACACTACAGCAGGGCCAGCCTCCCCCTCCCCACTGGCCCGACCCTGTCCCAGCCTCCCCCACTTCATCACTCCGATGCAAACCACAGAGAAAACCACATCTTCGCCTTGCAGAGCCATGGCAACTAGTGTAATACGTCACACAGCCGACAGCTCCCTCTATCAAAACATTCCACAAGCAGTCCACCCTCTAAAGACTGAGAAACAGCTGCAGACAGAACCTGAGGCTCCAacccaaccccaaccccaaaGAGACACCACAACAGCAGGCACATGCCAAAACTGCATAGCACCCCCTTCTAAAAATGACAAACTCTCGCCAACATCCCCACAGTCAACCCCCCCAACCCCTAGTCCACCAATCATATGCCAGATGTTTCCTGTGGCACAACCAGGAGTCATCTCAGCCACGTTTATTCAGAGCCCAGCTCAGAAGCCCAGCCATGGCGTGAAGTCTATTTTACCACAGCCTTTCATAATGGGCTCCTCAGTGCCTCAGGGGACAGTGATGTTCGTGATGCCTCAGTCACCTGTGTCTTCAGCTCCACAATGCCCACAGACTGTTATGACCCTGGGCAACACCAAGCTCCTGCCTCTGGCTCCTGCACCAGTTTACGTGCCCTCAGGGCAGAGCAGTGTCATGCAGGTCGACTTTTCCCGTAGACGCAACTATGTCTGCAATTTCCCAGGCTGTCGGAAGACCTATTTTAAGAGCTCTCATCTAAAGGCACATCTCAGAACTCACACAG GGGAGAAACCTTTCAGCTGTAACTGGGAAGGCTGCGATAAGAAATTTGCTCGCTCCGACGAGCTCTCCCGCCACCGGCGAACGCACACGGGAGAAAAGAAGTTTGCCTGCCCAGTGTGTGACCGGCGGTTTATGCGCAGTGACCACCTCACCAAGCACGCACGCCGGCACATGACCACCAAGAAGATCCCTTCCTGGCAAGCAGAGGTGCGGAATCTCAACAAGATCACCGCAGCCAAGACCTTGCCCCCTGGCACAGCGCTACCAATCAGCATGTTGCTTCCAGGTTCAAACTGA
- the LOC127410890 gene encoding Krueppel-like factor 11 isoform X1 translates to MSKRQFLNMEEICGESRMEVCEAFLEGKRHSSEHSSCSVPEYNDLEAAEALVYMSFWSQMSPKPNSFKPRPLTPASDSCDSLLQPEPPETPNDFVSLSSLCMTPPHSPSFSETSNTTAGPASPSPLARPCPSLPHFITPMQTTEKTTSSPCRAMATSVIRHTADSSLYQNIPQAVHPLKTEKQLQTEPEAPTQPQPQRDTTTAGTCQNCIAPPSKNDKLSPTSPQSTPPTPSPPIICQMFPVAQPGVISATFIQSPAQKPSHGVKSILPQPFIMGSSVPQGTVMFVMPQSPVSSAPQCPQTVMTLGNTKLLPLAPAPVYVPSGQSSVMQVDFSRRRNYVCNFPGCRKTYFKSSHLKAHLRTHTGEKPFSCNWEGCDKKFARSDELSRHRRTHTGEKKFACPVCDRRFMRSDHLTKHARRHMTTKKIPSWQAEVRNLNKITAAKTLPPGTALPISMLLPGSN, encoded by the exons ATGTCAAAACGCCAGTTTCTCAACATGGAAGAAATATGTGGG GAATCTCGGATGGAGGTCTGCGAGGCATTTCTGGAAGGGAAAAGGCACAGCAGCGAGCACTCTTCATGCAGTGTGCCGGAATATAATGATTTGGAGGCTGCAGAAGCTCTGGTCTACATGAGCTTCTGGAGTCAGATGTCTCCAAAACCCAACTCCTTCAAACCTCGCCCTCTTACCCCAGCGTCAGACTCTTGCGACTCTCTCCTGCAACCCGAACCACCAGAGACCCCAAATGactttgtctctctctcctcactg TGTATGACCCCACCACACAGTCCCAGCTTTTCTGAGACCTCCAACACTACAGCAGGGCCAGCCTCCCCCTCCCCACTGGCCCGACCCTGTCCCAGCCTCCCCCACTTCATCACTCCGATGCAAACCACAGAGAAAACCACATCTTCGCCTTGCAGAGCCATGGCAACTAGTGTAATACGTCACACAGCCGACAGCTCCCTCTATCAAAACATTCCACAAGCAGTCCACCCTCTAAAGACTGAGAAACAGCTGCAGACAGAACCTGAGGCTCCAacccaaccccaaccccaaaGAGACACCACAACAGCAGGCACATGCCAAAACTGCATAGCACCCCCTTCTAAAAATGACAAACTCTCGCCAACATCCCCACAGTCAACCCCCCCAACCCCTAGTCCACCAATCATATGCCAGATGTTTCCTGTGGCACAACCAGGAGTCATCTCAGCCACGTTTATTCAGAGCCCAGCTCAGAAGCCCAGCCATGGCGTGAAGTCTATTTTACCACAGCCTTTCATAATGGGCTCCTCAGTGCCTCAGGGGACAGTGATGTTCGTGATGCCTCAGTCACCTGTGTCTTCAGCTCCACAATGCCCACAGACTGTTATGACCCTGGGCAACACCAAGCTCCTGCCTCTGGCTCCTGCACCAGTTTACGTGCCCTCAGGGCAGAGCAGTGTCATGCAGGTCGACTTTTCCCGTAGACGCAACTATGTCTGCAATTTCCCAGGCTGTCGGAAGACCTATTTTAAGAGCTCTCATCTAAAGGCACATCTCAGAACTCACACAG GGGAGAAACCTTTCAGCTGTAACTGGGAAGGCTGCGATAAGAAATTTGCTCGCTCCGACGAGCTCTCCCGCCACCGGCGAACGCACACGGGAGAAAAGAAGTTTGCCTGCCCAGTGTGTGACCGGCGGTTTATGCGCAGTGACCACCTCACCAAGCACGCACGCCGGCACATGACCACCAAGAAGATCCCTTCCTGGCAAGCAGAGGTGCGGAATCTCAACAAGATCACCGCAGCCAAGACCTTGCCCCCTGGCACAGCGCTACCAATCAGCATGTTGCTTCCAGGTTCAAACTGA